A single Oryctolagus cuniculus chromosome 16, mOryCun1.1, whole genome shotgun sequence DNA region contains:
- the LOC138845725 gene encoding olfactory receptor 7E178-like isoform X1 — protein MFLFLIGVPDISFRVWLSSCIKSLSLAVLFMTEANASLNCPLNTETQNLTCVQEFHFVGFSEDPALQSLLFGLFLYMYLVTVLGNLLIMLLIISDTHLHTPMYFFLCNLSLADMGFTSTMVPKMIVDIHTHSTVISYVGCLTQMSLFIIFGCMDDLILTVMAYDRFVAICHPLHYQVIMNPHRCAFLVSVSFVASLFDSLLHNLILLPVTCFKAVEISNFFCDPSKLLNLTCDNTINHDIVMYLIGIVFGFFPISGILFSYYKIVSSILRVPSPDGKYKAFSTCGSHLLVVCLFYGSSLGVYLSASFSTSSRESAVASLMYTLVTPMLNPFIYSLRNRDIKRALQRTLNRIS, from the exons ATGTTCTTGTTTCTCATAGGAGTCCCAGATATCTCATTCAGAGTTTGGCTTTCCTCCTGTATTAAGTCTCTCTCCCTCGCAGTCCTTTTCATGACAGAAGCAAATGCATCTCTAAACTGTCCCctgaacacagaaac ACAAAATCTGACGTGTGTCCAAGAATTCCATTTCGTGGGCTTCTCAGAGGATCCAGCCCTGCAGTCCCTCCTGTTTGGGCTGTTCTTGTACATGTACCTGGTCACAGTGCTCGGGAACCTGCTCATCATGCTGCTCATCATCTCTGACACCCACctgcacacccccatgtacttcttcctctgcaaCCTGTCCTTGGCTGACATGGGTTTCACCTCCACCATGGTTCCCAAGATGATTGTGGACatccacactcacagcacagtcatctcctatgtgggctgcCTGACACAGATGTCTCTCTTTATTATCTTTGGGTGCATGGATGATTTGATTCTGActgtgatggcctatgaccggTTTGTCGCCATTTGTCATCCACTGCATTACCAGGTCATCATGAACCCCCACCGCTGTGCCTTCTTGGTTTCTGTGTCTTTTGTGGCCAGCCTTTTCGATTCTCTGCTGCACAACTTGATATTATTACCAGTTACCTGCTTCAAGGCAgttgaaatttctaatttcttttgtgaCCCTTCTAAGCTTCTCAATCTTACATGTGATAACACCATCAACCATGACATAGTCATGTATCTTATTGGTATTGTATTTGGGTTTTTCCCTATCTCAGGGATCCTCTTCTCTTACTATAAAATCGTGTCCTCCATTCTGAGAGTCCCATCCCCAGATGGGAAGTacaaagccttctccacctgtggctcacACCTGTTGGTCGTTTGCTTATTTTATGGATCAAGTTTAGGCGTGTATCTCAGTGCATCCTTCTCCACCTCTTCCAGAGAGAGTGCTGTGGCCTCACTGATGTACACCCTGGTCACCCCTATGttgaaccccttcatctacagcctgaggaacagggaCATCAAGAGAGCTCTGCAGAGAACTCTCAACAGAATTAGCTAA
- the LOC138845725 gene encoding olfactory receptor 7E24-like isoform X2, translated as MYLVTVLGNLLIMLLIISDTHLHTPMYFFLCNLSLADMGFTSTMVPKMIVDIHTHSTVISYVGCLTQMSLFIIFGCMDDLILTVMAYDRFVAICHPLHYQVIMNPHRCAFLVSVSFVASLFDSLLHNLILLPVTCFKAVEISNFFCDPSKLLNLTCDNTINHDIVMYLIGIVFGFFPISGILFSYYKIVSSILRVPSPDGKYKAFSTCGSHLLVVCLFYGSSLGVYLSASFSTSSRESAVASLMYTLVTPMLNPFIYSLRNRDIKRALQRTLNRIS; from the coding sequence ATGTACCTGGTCACAGTGCTCGGGAACCTGCTCATCATGCTGCTCATCATCTCTGACACCCACctgcacacccccatgtacttcttcctctgcaaCCTGTCCTTGGCTGACATGGGTTTCACCTCCACCATGGTTCCCAAGATGATTGTGGACatccacactcacagcacagtcatctcctatgtgggctgcCTGACACAGATGTCTCTCTTTATTATCTTTGGGTGCATGGATGATTTGATTCTGActgtgatggcctatgaccggTTTGTCGCCATTTGTCATCCACTGCATTACCAGGTCATCATGAACCCCCACCGCTGTGCCTTCTTGGTTTCTGTGTCTTTTGTGGCCAGCCTTTTCGATTCTCTGCTGCACAACTTGATATTATTACCAGTTACCTGCTTCAAGGCAgttgaaatttctaatttcttttgtgaCCCTTCTAAGCTTCTCAATCTTACATGTGATAACACCATCAACCATGACATAGTCATGTATCTTATTGGTATTGTATTTGGGTTTTTCCCTATCTCAGGGATCCTCTTCTCTTACTATAAAATCGTGTCCTCCATTCTGAGAGTCCCATCCCCAGATGGGAAGTacaaagccttctccacctgtggctcacACCTGTTGGTCGTTTGCTTATTTTATGGATCAAGTTTAGGCGTGTATCTCAGTGCATCCTTCTCCACCTCTTCCAGAGAGAGTGCTGTGGCCTCACTGATGTACACCCTGGTCACCCCTATGttgaaccccttcatctacagcctgaggaacagggaCATCAAGAGAGCTCTGCAGAGAACTCTCAACAGAATTAGCTAA